In Streptomyces camelliae, the sequence GACCTGCGTCCCGCAGACCTCAACGACCTGATCTTCGGTCTTGTGGTCACTGCTCAGGAGGGCGGCCGAGGCAGTGCTCGCGCGACTGCACCTGGCAGGCCGCATCTATCCGTCGTGCGATGAGCCCCGCCTTTGCGGCTACGGAGGAACGTTCCATCGGACAACAGTGGTGCGGTTCACACTTGTTCCCCGTGAGTTCCCCACAGGTTCTGGCACGGGAATGGCACGCCTCTTGCCCCCGTCTCCTACGAACACCGGAAGCTGACTCTTGGACGTCTGCGCCTCAGCCGACGAACGTCAACCACGACGGCGGGTGTGTCGAACGATCAGGCGCGCGTGTGTCAGAGCAAGCTTCACCGGGCCTCAGCCGCGCTGTCCGATGACGTCCGTCAGGGCAAGCTGTGCCGGCAGAAGTGCGGTAGCGGACCATTGGGCGATGACCTCTTCGTCCCGAAGCAACTTGGGCGGGGGCTCGGCCTTGGGATCGTGGCCCGCTGAGCTGCTGTGATGGTCCGTAGGCGTACGTGATTGTCCGCCATCGTTCGTCGGCGTTGTCACGCAGTTAGACACTCACTCGTTGCCGTTTCTCGCCGAAGCGTGGGTATCGTCGTGGGCACGCCATCGGGTCTTCAGCTACTCGGCTGTCCCCTCTGGCACGGCAGCGTTAGCTGGCCCCGGGGGTGCCTGGGAACGCTCTAGGCGCCGCTGCCGGGCACGTGCCACGCGAGCTGGGGACTGAAACAGGTCGTTCAGCACCTCATCCATGAGCGTCAAGATTTCTTCGGCCGCCTCGTGATCAACTGGGGTTAGATCGCCATGGGCTGCCTCGTTACCACCGAAGCGCACTTCGTGGGCTGCTTCCTTGACGTGCCCGCGCAGTAGCCCCAGTTCGTGAAGCTCATCAATCTTCGCGATCAGGCTCCCTTTGGTGACCCCCCTTTCCTTCGCGGATGCCTCGACCACGGCCCGCGCGAGTGTGACAGCAGCTCGGTCGGCCTTGATCGTCAGGCAATCGTGTGCTTCAACCGCGAGCGACTCGATGGCTGGGGGAACATCCGGGAACGTCCTATTGGACATCGCGGGAGGAAGCCATCGTGGCTCCCCGGCTTCGGGGTGGTTCCAGAGATCAGAGGGAGCCTCGTCCCAATCGTTCGTGGGCTGGAAGTCTGTCCATCCGTGAGCGAGTACCAGCCGATGGCAGTTGGCACACTGGTAGGTCTCGAACCCCACGTTGAGATGGCTGTTGTGATCGGGGACCACCTCAGCTCTGCCGACAGGCCTCATGTGAGCCAACCGTCCACACCATCCGCATGTCGTGCTCGCCATGGTCGGAGACTAGTGCGAAGCGCCACGCCAAGCATGGGGTTTCGACCGCACTACGCTCCGACCCGACCAAGCTGCAGAGCTGCCCCGTGCTGGCAGCGTCGAGGCCCTCAGCTTGGGAAGCTGGGGTTCTCTGAGCGTGGGAGTGCTGCTGAGCTGCGGCGGGGGCGAGTCGAGGCTTGGTAGGCAGTTCGTTGACTCCCGGATGTTCCCCGTGGGTCTCAGCACGATCTGGCATGCGTCTGGCACGCGGCTTGTCACCGACGGCAGCAACTCGCCGCTCCTCTGCCTCAGGAAGCCAGGCAGGCGCACTCAACTGAGACTGTCACTCAGCCCCCCTCTTCTATTACGCTATGTGTTCGCGCGTCGGTGGCGCCGATTAGGGGGAGCAGCAAGAGACATGAACCGCCGCCCGTTCTTCGCATATCTCGATGAGGCGTGGACTCGCCTGTTTCATGGGCGAGGACGGTCAGAAATACCCGACATCATCAATTGGGCAGACATAAACGCCTCCTGGTTTGATGTCCGCAAAAATGTTGTGACCGCACTCCGAAGCGGCCAAGTCGGCCCCGACTATGTCGAGGTTCTAGATCTCCCCAAAAATCCTGTCGCCGTTCGACCGATTGCACGCCTGACAGTACATGATCGCCTCGTTTACGATACGCTCGTCTTCTCCATTGCCGAGCTGGTTGAGGCTCAGCTTCGCGAGAGCGTTTACAGTGCAAGATGGGGTGACAACGGTAAGTCTTTCTGGTCGCCTGTTAACTCGTGGGTTTCCATGCAAAAACACGGCGTGCAGCTGGTGACGGAAACCCCGTTTCAGCTAGCTCGGACCGATGTCGTTTCATTTTACGAGCATATCGACATCGATACACTGGCAATCGATATCCAATCCACTGGCGCATCCCCTCGGGTGACCGAAAGCCTAATTACCTATCTCCGAATGTTCCAGTCTTCGAGCCATGCTTGGGGAATACCGCAGGGGCCCGACTCTTCAGCAATTTTGGCCAATCTTTATCTCTTGCCCGTGGATGAGTTCGTTCACAGGTCAGATTTCGAGTACCTGCGCTACTCGGACGACATGATGATATTCGACACAGAGAGGGAGTCTCTCCGGGACGCCTTGCTTGAAATAAATGCCATTCTCCGCTCGCGTCGCCTCTCTATGTCTATGACTAAAACCAGCATCCATGACGAGGCGAACGCACTTTCACAACTTGAGGACCTAGAAAAGGACGCGATCAATTATGGGCTAAAGATCGGAGAAATCGGAGCCGACGAAAGGCTCTATAAACTCTTTCTCGAAGCAATCGCAGGGAAGCAATTAGATCGAGATGTTAAGTTCGCCCTCTTCCGTATGGGAAACTTGAAGGATGATCGCGCCCTCCCCTGGGCCCTGCGACATCTCAAGGAAAGTCACCATTTGGTGGTTGAGATAATCAGATATCTTGAGTGCTTCCCTGAGCGCTTGCATGCAGTTACCAGGGCCTACGTATCCACGATGCGGCAGGCCGCCGATCGCAAGTACGACAGCCTGGAACAGCGCATACTCCAGGCCGCTACGCGCCAGAGAATCAACTCACCCGACATCCGAGATGCAGCCTGGGCGATACTTCAGAACAAGAATAAGTCGAGCCTCCCTCGCGAGTTTGCTGCCCGATACCTCGGAAGGGTAAGTACGATTGCTGACGGGCAGCTCCTACGCCGCGAGTACGAGCACGAATCCGACGTAAACGTTCGACGTGCGCTGCTTGTCGCAATGTACGAAGCCCATTCAGTCTCCCGCCCGCTACTTGAGAGACTGGCCCAATCTAATTCCAGACTAGTGTGGGTGAGTCGTTACCTCCTCGGCGACCCCGTAGTGCCCCTACCTCGCTAGGAGAATTCTTTGCTGCGGCTTACTGTCTACGCACTCCTGGCGATTTCGTCAGGAGTAGCCAGCTTTTTTATCACTAACTCCACCCTTGTCAATATGACGGCTGGTCTCAGTGTCGGCCTGTTCGTACCAGTGGTTGACGAGATAGCGCAGAACTGGGGCAACATTAGACACCTTTGGTATTCACTGCGCTATCGCAACCGTTCTATCCGTGTCTCGACCTCGTACCTGTTCAAAATCTACGTTGACGGAAAGTACCTGCTGATCCGGGGATCGCGGTACCGCACTCAGTTCCAGCCAGTGGGCGGGGTGCATAAGGTTTCGCCCCAAGGGAACGCTACGCTTTCTGCCATGGGGGTAACGGATGATGACCTGATCCCTCTTGATTCCGTGAGCTATGGCGATCTACGCGTACGAGTTCCAGGGAAGAAGATATTTCAGTTTTTCCGGTGGTTCAACTCTCGGCAAGGTCGCGAGGATTCTCCATGGCGAGAGTTCCAAGAAGAATTGCTTGCCACTGGAATTCTGCCGCTAGATAAATTCCCGCATATTATGCATAATTATCTCGGGCGAGAGGTGGATCGGATTCGCTACAGTCCGTGGGCTGAATCGCTGGAGATTCTTGTGGCGGACGTTTATGAGCTTGTGCCGAATCAAGAACAAGAGGACGCATTTCGTCAGCTGGCTGCCACTGGCCATCCGGACATCGTGTGGGTCTCCTCGCAACAGATCAAACGTCGCGGTGCCGTCGCGGGACAGCCTCAGACCATTGAGATCTCGGCACACAGTCAACGGATCCTGTGACGAGGTCGGCGGAGCGGGTTTGGGGTGGCGCTGATTTGGCGCGAGTGATCATGGCCCCGTAAGCTTCCGGCGAGTCGGGCAGTCTGTGGACCTGCCCGGTAAAGCACGACGTTGGGGCCATGATCTTCGAGGCTCGCGCCAAAGTGGCTCCGTAAAGCCGTGGAGCTGACCGCTCCAGCCACGACGTATCCCCTCTCTGGCATCAGGTGGCTGCATGCTTTGAGCGCGGCACGGGCGCCGGCCGGGCTGGAGCGGGGCGGAGACAGGAGCGCAGGCCCGGCCGGGGGCCGGGCCGCGCGCGGTGAGCGGAGCGAGCCGCCTTGATGAAGGAGAGAAGGTTTTATCCCGCTGGGATGAGGCGCTTGCCGTCGTGGCTGCGTACGTGGGGGCCGTTGCCGTCCAAGGCGTCCAAGAGCCGGACTGCGAAGACCTCGGCCATGCGCTCGCTGACCTCCTCGGGCGTGAGCCAGGAGACGGCCGTGGACTCACTTGAGGTGCGCTCGGTGCCTCCGGAAGGCTTGCAGCGGAAGACCAGGGCCACGATGCCGCGGGTCACGTTCTTGTAGACGCCGGTCAGTTCGTCTACCTCGACGTGGATGCCTGTTTCCTCCAGGACCTCGCGGGCTACGCCGGCCTCGGGGGTCTCGTTGAGTTCGAGGATGCCCCCGGGAAGTTCCCAGGTGCCATTGTCAGCTCGGCGGATCGCCAGGAGGCGGCCGTCCTCGCGCACCACTACTCCGGCCACGGATACGGAGTGCAGGGGGGAGGGTGTCGCTTCCTGTGCTTGACTCATGTAGAGGAGCATAGGAGGCAGAGAAGGACTATGGGAACTGCGGCTGGAGGGGTCGGATCCGGGCCTCGGTACGTGCAGATCGCGGACGAGATCGTGCAGCAGATCCGGGCGGGGGTTCTCAAGCCTGGTGACATGGTGCCGAGTGAGTCTGAGCTGGTGGATCGCTATGGCGTGTCCGGCGGGACGATTCGTAAGGCCATGGTCGAGGTGCGGGCGAGTGGGCTGGTCGAGACCCGGCACGGCAAGGGCTCGATCGTGAAGAGCCGGCCTCCGGTGCGGCACCGCTCCTCTGATCGCTTCCGGCGCTCGCTCCGGCAGGGTGGGCAGGCGGCTTACCTCGCGGAGTCCGCGCAGTCCGGTGCGGCTGCCAAGGTCAGCGTGCTCTACATCGGGCCCATGGAGGCGCC encodes:
- a CDS encoding DUF4145 domain-containing protein; this translates as MSNRTFPDVPPAIESLAVEAHDCLTIKADRAAVTLARAVVEASAKERGVTKGSLIAKIDELHELGLLRGHVKEAAHEVRFGGNEAAHGDLTPVDHEAAEEILTLMDEVLNDLFQSPARVARARQRRLERSQAPPGPANAAVPEGTAE
- a CDS encoding NUDIX hydrolase, whose translation is MLLYMSQAQEATPSPLHSVSVAGVVVREDGRLLAIRRADNGTWELPGGILELNETPEAGVAREVLEETGIHVEVDELTGVYKNVTRGIVALVFRCKPSGGTERTSSESTAVSWLTPEEVSERMAEVFAVRLLDALDGNGPHVRSHDGKRLIPAG
- a CDS encoding RNA-directed DNA polymerase, whose amino-acid sequence is MNRRPFFAYLDEAWTRLFHGRGRSEIPDIINWADINASWFDVRKNVVTALRSGQVGPDYVEVLDLPKNPVAVRPIARLTVHDRLVYDTLVFSIAELVEAQLRESVYSARWGDNGKSFWSPVNSWVSMQKHGVQLVTETPFQLARTDVVSFYEHIDIDTLAIDIQSTGASPRVTESLITYLRMFQSSSHAWGIPQGPDSSAILANLYLLPVDEFVHRSDFEYLRYSDDMMIFDTERESLRDALLEINAILRSRRLSMSMTKTSIHDEANALSQLEDLEKDAINYGLKIGEIGADERLYKLFLEAIAGKQLDRDVKFALFRMGNLKDDRALPWALRHLKESHHLVVEIIRYLECFPERLHAVTRAYVSTMRQAADRKYDSLEQRILQAATRQRINSPDIRDAAWAILQNKNKSSLPREFAARYLGRVSTIADGQLLRREYEHESDVNVRRALLVAMYEAHSVSRPLLERLAQSNSRLVWVSRYLLGDPVVPLPR